The Achromobacter deleyi genome has a window encoding:
- a CDS encoding DUF4136 domain-containing protein: MSRSSLFSNAGRWAGILAVLGVLTLTGCAAPTVSARVTSFQQWPAGVEGQTYQFVPADSSQINNLEYQSFQDMVRAGIGATGLVEAKPGVRGRFDVLFRYGTSQTQVMVRRAYDPYFYGGYGGFYGPRPWGMGAGYWGPDWVDVPMVVQRNSLTVHIRDTQQGGAEVYRSTAFILSEQDDFIRTMPFLVRAIFDNFPGNNGAEREIQFPLR, from the coding sequence ATGTCCAGATCGTCTTTGTTCAGCAATGCAGGCCGTTGGGCGGGCATATTGGCCGTGCTCGGAGTGCTGACCTTGACGGGATGCGCCGCGCCTACCGTGTCGGCCAGGGTCACATCCTTTCAGCAATGGCCTGCGGGTGTCGAGGGCCAGACCTATCAGTTCGTTCCCGCGGATTCGTCGCAAATCAATAATCTCGAATACCAGTCCTTCCAGGACATGGTGCGCGCCGGCATCGGCGCGACGGGACTGGTTGAGGCCAAGCCGGGCGTCAGGGGCCGCTTCGATGTGTTGTTCCGCTATGGAACCTCGCAGACCCAGGTGATGGTGCGCCGTGCCTACGACCCATATTTCTACGGCGGCTACGGCGGTTTCTATGGCCCTAGGCCGTGGGGCATGGGCGCCGGCTACTGGGGGCCGGACTGGGTGGACGTGCCCATGGTGGTTCAGCGCAATTCCCTCACCGTGCACATACGTGATACCCAGCAGGGGGGCGCCGAGGTATACCGTTCCACTGCTTTCATATTGAGCGAGCAAGACGATTTCATTCGCACCATGCCCTTTCTCGTCCGTGCAATATTTGACAATTTCCCCGGGAATAATGGCGCCGAGCGCGAGATTCAATTCCCGCTTCGGTAA
- a CDS encoding class 1 fructose-bisphosphatase, whose product MKRKTLTQYLVEQQRSAQALAPEVRLLIEVVARACKAISHAVSKGALGGVLGSLESENVQGEVQKKLDVLSNEILLEANEWGGHLAAMASEEMETIHLIPNRYPKGEYLLLFDPLDGSSNIDVNVSIGTIFSVLQAPHNVSGAPVCEDDFLQPGNKQVVAGYAVYGPQTMLVLTIGNGVVGFTLDREMGSWVLTHENIRVPEDTKEFAINMSNMRHWAPPVKRYVDDCLAGSTGPLGKDFNMRWIASMVADVHRILTRGGIFMYPWDAREPGKAGKLRLMYEANPMSFLIEQAGGAAINGVERIMDIQPDKLHQRVSVILGSKNEVERVGRYHADHTGK is encoded by the coding sequence TTGAAACGTAAAACACTCACTCAGTACCTGGTGGAGCAACAGCGCTCCGCCCAAGCCCTCGCGCCGGAAGTCCGGCTGCTCATCGAAGTGGTGGCGCGCGCCTGCAAGGCCATCAGCCATGCCGTCAGCAAGGGCGCGCTCGGCGGCGTCCTGGGCAGCCTGGAAAGCGAAAACGTCCAGGGCGAAGTCCAGAAGAAGCTGGACGTGCTGTCCAACGAAATCTTGCTGGAAGCCAACGAATGGGGCGGCCACCTGGCGGCCATGGCCTCGGAAGAGATGGAGACCATCCATCTGATCCCGAACCGCTACCCCAAGGGCGAATACCTGCTGCTGTTCGATCCCCTGGACGGCTCGTCGAACATCGACGTGAACGTCTCCATCGGCACCATCTTCTCGGTGCTGCAAGCACCGCACAACGTGTCGGGCGCTCCCGTCTGCGAAGACGACTTCCTGCAGCCGGGCAACAAGCAGGTCGTGGCCGGCTACGCCGTCTACGGCCCGCAGACCATGCTGGTGCTGACCATCGGCAATGGCGTGGTGGGATTCACGCTGGATCGCGAAATGGGCTCGTGGGTGCTCACGCACGAGAACATCCGCGTGCCGGAAGACACCAAGGAATTCGCCATCAACATGTCGAACATGCGCCACTGGGCTCCCCCGGTCAAACGCTACGTCGACGACTGCCTGGCCGGTTCGACCGGTCCGCTGGGCAAGGACTTCAACATGCGCTGGATCGCCTCGATGGTGGCGGACGTGCATCGCATCCTGACCCGCGGCGGCATCTTCATGTACCCCTGGGACGCGCGCGAACCCGGTAAAGCGGGCAAGCTGCGCCTGATGTATGAAGCCAATCCGATGAGCTTCCTGATCGAGCAGGCCGGCGGCGCGGCCATCAACGGCGTAGAGCGCATCATGGACATCCAGCCCGACAAGCTGCACCAGCGCGTCAGCGTGATCCTGGGCTCGAAGAACGAAGTCGAGCGCGTTGGCCGCTATCACGCGGATCACACGGGCAAGTAA
- a CDS encoding YgdI/YgdR family lipoprotein — translation MNLKTMTLALVVTGVGVLAGCSSPSVIQQRDGTSTVTPDTPEYDKKSGMYEYDKDGKKVQINKDDVKSIEEVK, via the coding sequence ATGAATCTGAAGACCATGACGTTGGCCCTGGTGGTGACCGGAGTTGGGGTGCTGGCCGGATGCTCGTCGCCCTCGGTCATTCAGCAACGCGACGGAACCTCGACCGTGACGCCCGATACCCCCGAATACGACAAGAAGTCGGGCATGTACGAATACGACAAGGACGGCAAGAAGGTTCAGATCAACAAGGACGATGTGAAGTCCATCGAAGAGGTCAAGTAA
- a CDS encoding homoserine dehydrogenase: MNPMKVGLLGLGVVGGGTWTVLSRNAEEIARRAGRRIEVTRAAVRDVAKARARVGDSILVDTDVHGLVRDPEIDIVVELIGGDTLALELVLEAIANGKHVVTANKALLAKHGNEIFAAASERGVMVTFEAAVAGGIPIIKAIREGLTANRIQWVAGIINGTTNFILSEMRSRGLPFAEVLAEAQRLGYAEADPTFDVEGVDAAHKLTLLASLAFGVPVQFDRAYIEGISQLAAEDIEHAERLGYRIKLLGITKRRPDGIELRVHPALVPSERLLANVEGAMNAVLVKGDAVGPTLYYGQGAGEEPTASAVVADLVDVTRLHTADPGNRVPHLAFQPDAMSDTPILPIELVSTSYYLRLRVDDQPGVLADIARILADRSISIGSMIQQPSHIGGADIIFLTHEAVEGNVNQAIERIESLPFVRSKVTRLRVENLT, encoded by the coding sequence ATGAATCCCATGAAGGTGGGCCTGCTCGGTCTTGGCGTGGTTGGCGGCGGCACTTGGACAGTGCTGTCCCGCAACGCCGAAGAGATCGCGCGCCGCGCCGGCCGCCGCATTGAAGTCACCCGCGCCGCCGTGCGCGACGTGGCCAAGGCGCGCGCCCGCGTGGGCGACTCGATCCTGGTCGATACCGATGTCCACGGACTGGTGCGCGATCCCGAAATCGACATCGTCGTCGAACTGATCGGCGGCGATACGCTGGCGCTTGAACTGGTGCTGGAAGCCATCGCCAACGGCAAGCATGTGGTCACCGCCAACAAGGCGCTGCTGGCCAAGCATGGCAACGAAATCTTCGCCGCGGCGTCCGAACGCGGCGTGATGGTGACGTTCGAAGCCGCCGTCGCCGGCGGCATCCCCATCATCAAGGCGATCCGTGAAGGCCTGACGGCCAACCGCATCCAGTGGGTGGCCGGCATCATCAACGGCACCACCAACTTCATCCTGTCCGAAATGCGGTCGCGCGGCCTGCCGTTCGCCGAGGTGCTGGCCGAAGCCCAGCGCCTGGGCTACGCCGAAGCCGATCCCACGTTCGACGTGGAGGGCGTGGACGCCGCGCACAAGCTGACCTTGCTGGCTTCGCTGGCTTTCGGCGTGCCGGTGCAGTTCGATCGCGCCTACATCGAAGGCATTTCGCAGCTCGCGGCCGAGGACATCGAGCACGCCGAGCGCCTGGGCTATCGCATCAAGCTCCTGGGCATCACCAAGCGCCGTCCCGATGGCATCGAGCTGCGCGTGCATCCGGCGCTGGTTCCATCCGAACGCCTGCTGGCCAACGTCGAAGGCGCGATGAACGCCGTGCTGGTCAAGGGCGACGCCGTCGGTCCGACGCTGTACTACGGCCAGGGCGCGGGCGAAGAACCCACCGCCTCGGCGGTCGTGGCCGACCTGGTCGACGTGACCCGCCTGCATACCGCGGATCCGGGCAACCGCGTGCCGCACCTGGCCTTCCAGCCGGACGCCATGTCGGACACGCCGATCCTGCCGATCGAGCTGGTCAGCACCTCGTACTACCTGCGCCTGCGCGTGGACGATCAACCCGGCGTGCTGGCGGATATCGCCCGCATTCTGGCCGACCGCTCCATCTCCATCGGGTCGATGATCCAGCAGCCCTCGCACATCGGCGGCGCGGACATCATCTTCCTGACGCACGAGGCGGTGGAAGGCAACGTCAACCAAGCCATCGAGCGCATCGAGTCCTTGCCCTTCGTACGGTCCAAGGTAACGCGTCTGCGCGTGGAAAACCTGACATGA
- the tldD gene encoding metalloprotease TldD, with protein sequence MKIIDPAIASLATAKSLLLDPWGLTEADMARALGEIFTHKVDYADLYFQYTRSEGWSLEEGIVKTGSFSISQGVGVRAVSGEKTAFAYSDSLSSEALLSSAHAVRGIARRGAGKVKVAAQVEAEIGRSLYADIDPVATLSAPEKVALLERVERMARARDPHVIQVMAGLGAEYDVVLVAGSDGRLAADVRPLVRLSLTVIAERNGRREMGHAGGGGRLGLAYFTDEMLQGYVERAVHEAMVNLEARPAPAGEMTVVLGSGWPGILLHEAVGHGLEGDFNRKGSSVFSGRIGERVASKGVTVVDDGTIPDRRGSLNIDDEGNATQRNVLIEDGILRGYMQDTLNARLMKTAATGNGRRESFAHLPMPRMTNTYMLAGDKPAEEIVASVKRGLYAVNFGGGQVDITNGKFVFSASEAYMIEDGKVTYPVKGATLIGNGPDAMNRVTMIGNDLQLDSGVGTCGKDGQSVPVGVGMPTVRMEGLTVGGTA encoded by the coding sequence ATGAAAATCATCGATCCCGCTATTGCATCCCTGGCCACCGCCAAATCCCTTTTGCTCGACCCCTGGGGGCTGACCGAAGCGGACATGGCGAGGGCGCTGGGTGAAATCTTCACCCACAAGGTCGACTACGCCGACCTGTACTTCCAGTACACGCGCAGCGAGGGGTGGAGCCTGGAAGAGGGGATCGTCAAGACGGGCAGTTTCTCCATCAGCCAGGGCGTCGGCGTACGCGCCGTGAGCGGCGAGAAAACCGCGTTCGCCTATTCGGATTCGCTGTCGTCCGAGGCGCTGCTGTCGTCCGCCCATGCGGTGCGCGGCATCGCCCGTCGCGGCGCCGGCAAAGTGAAGGTCGCCGCTCAGGTCGAGGCCGAGATCGGCCGCAGCCTGTATGCCGACATCGATCCCGTGGCCACGCTGAGCGCGCCCGAGAAGGTGGCGCTGCTGGAACGCGTCGAGCGCATGGCGCGGGCGCGCGATCCGCATGTGATTCAGGTCATGGCGGGTTTGGGCGCCGAATATGACGTGGTTTTGGTCGCCGGCAGCGACGGCCGCCTGGCTGCCGATGTGCGCCCGCTGGTTCGCCTGTCGCTCACCGTGATCGCCGAGCGCAATGGCCGCCGCGAAATGGGCCACGCGGGCGGCGGTGGACGCCTGGGGCTGGCGTACTTCACGGACGAAATGCTGCAAGGCTATGTCGAGCGCGCCGTGCATGAAGCCATGGTCAACCTCGAGGCGCGTCCCGCGCCGGCAGGCGAGATGACTGTCGTGCTGGGTTCGGGCTGGCCCGGTATCCTGCTGCACGAAGCGGTGGGCCACGGCCTGGAAGGCGATTTCAATCGCAAGGGCTCCAGCGTGTTTTCGGGGCGGATCGGCGAACGCGTCGCCTCCAAGGGCGTGACGGTGGTGGATGACGGCACCATCCCCGACCGTCGCGGTTCACTGAATATCGACGATGAAGGCAATGCCACGCAGCGCAACGTGCTGATCGAAGACGGCATCCTGCGCGGCTACATGCAGGACACCCTGAACGCCCGCCTGATGAAGACGGCCGCCACGGGCAATGGCCGCCGCGAATCCTTCGCGCACCTGCCCATGCCGCGCATGACCAACACGTACATGCTGGCAGGCGACAAGCCCGCCGAGGAAATCGTGGCATCGGTCAAGCGCGGGCTGTACGCCGTCAACTTTGGCGGCGGCCAGGTCGACATCACCAACGGCAAGTTCGTGTTCTCGGCGTCCGAGGCCTACATGATCGAAGACGGCAAGGTGACCTACCCGGTCAAGGGCGCCACCCTGATCGGCAACGGTCCCGACGCCATGAACCGCGTCACCATGATCGGCAATGACCTGCAGCTGGATTCCGGCGTGGGCACTTGCGGCAAGGATGGCCAGAGCGTGCCGGTTGGCGTGGGCATGCCGACCGTCCGCATGGAAGGCCTGACGGTCGGCGGAACGGCCTGA
- the thrC gene encoding threonine synthase — MKYISTRGGMAALTFSDILLEGLAPDGGLAVPEALPQVSEQTLESWRGLPYADLAFEVLSLFATDIPADDLRRLTRAAYTQETFNSEDIVPLRPLDGGLSLLGLSEGPTLAFKDMAMQFLGQVFEYVLAKRGTTLNIVGATSGDTGSAAEYALRGKQGVAVFMLSPHGRMSTFQRAQMYSLQDENIHNIAVRGVFDEAQDIVKALAGDLAFKTKYRLGAVNSINWARIAAQVVYYFHGWLRATSKPGQQVSFAVPSGNFGNILSGHIARSMGLPIRRLVLATNENNVLEEFFRTGIYRPRPAEQTYATSSPSMDISRASNFERFVFDLVGRDAGRVKELWAAVARDGSFDLSDLKPQFESRYGFVSGASSHEDRLATIRSVYEETGVLVDPHTADGVKVAREFVEPGVPMLVLETALPAKFSETIEEALGRPATPPGNLADLESLPQRVEVMDCDAASVRRFIEAHAKV; from the coding sequence ATGAAATACATCTCTACCCGCGGCGGCATGGCCGCCCTGACGTTCTCCGACATCCTGCTCGAAGGCCTGGCGCCCGACGGCGGCCTGGCCGTGCCGGAAGCGCTGCCCCAGGTGTCCGAGCAGACGCTCGAGTCCTGGCGCGGCCTGCCGTACGCAGACCTGGCGTTCGAAGTGCTGTCGCTGTTTGCCACTGACATCCCGGCCGACGACCTGCGCCGCCTGACCCGCGCCGCCTACACGCAAGAGACATTCAACAGCGAAGACATCGTCCCGCTGCGTCCTCTGGATGGCGGGCTGTCGCTGCTGGGCCTGTCCGAAGGGCCGACGCTGGCATTCAAGGACATGGCCATGCAGTTCCTGGGCCAGGTGTTTGAATACGTGCTGGCCAAGCGCGGCACCACGCTGAATATCGTGGGCGCCACCTCGGGCGACACGGGCTCGGCCGCGGAATATGCCTTGCGCGGCAAGCAGGGCGTGGCGGTGTTCATGCTGTCGCCTCACGGCCGCATGAGCACCTTCCAGCGCGCGCAGATGTACTCGCTGCAGGACGAGAACATCCACAACATCGCCGTGCGCGGAGTATTCGATGAGGCGCAGGACATCGTCAAGGCACTGGCCGGCGACCTGGCCTTCAAGACCAAGTACCGCCTGGGCGCCGTGAACTCCATCAACTGGGCACGCATCGCCGCCCAGGTGGTGTATTACTTCCACGGCTGGCTGCGCGCCACCAGCAAGCCCGGCCAGCAGGTTTCGTTCGCCGTGCCTTCGGGCAACTTCGGCAACATCCTGTCGGGCCACATCGCGCGCAGCATGGGCCTGCCCATCCGCCGCCTGGTGCTGGCGACCAACGAGAACAACGTGCTGGAAGAGTTCTTCCGCACCGGCATCTACCGCCCGCGTCCCGCCGAGCAGACCTACGCGACGTCCAGCCCGTCGATGGACATCTCGCGCGCCTCCAACTTCGAGCGCTTTGTGTTCGACCTGGTGGGCCGCGACGCAGGACGCGTGAAGGAATTGTGGGCCGCGGTGGCGCGCGACGGATCGTTCGACCTGTCCGACTTGAAGCCGCAGTTCGAATCACGCTATGGATTCGTGTCGGGAGCAAGCTCGCATGAAGACCGCCTCGCGACCATCCGGTCCGTGTATGAGGAAACGGGCGTGCTGGTCGATCCTCACACCGCCGATGGCGTGAAGGTCGCGCGTGAGTTCGTCGAACCGGGCGTGCCCATGCTGGTGCTGGAGACGGCTTTGCCCGCGAAATTCTCCGAGACCATCGAAGAGGCGCTTGGCCGTCCCGCCACGCCGCCGGGCAATCTGGCCGACCTGGAGTCCTTGCCCCAGCGCGTGGAAGTCATGGATTGCGATGCTGCATCCGTACGCCGTTTCATCGAGGCCCACGCCAAGGTGTAA
- the pepN gene encoding aminopeptidase N has translation MRTETPVTVYRKDYQPYPYDIPEVALAFDLAPDATEVRCTMHVQRKPEASADAALVLDGEELELVSVGVNGAALPADRYRLSDHSLALYGLPADATVEIVSRCKPSANSTLMGLYVSGGNFFTQCEAEGFRRITWFADRPDVMSRYRVTLRARPDYPVLLSNGNLMATRQLPDGRNEVEWEDPFPKPCYLFALVAGNLTHRETTVKTASGRDVLLQVYSDPGSETKTEWALDSLVRALRWDESRFGLELDLDRFMIVAVHDFNMGAMENKGLNIFNAAYVLADADTATDANYEGIESVIGHEYFHNWTGNRVTCRDWFQLSLKEGLTVFRDQEFSADMMAHGMDAAAAASARAVKRIDDVVALRAAQFPEDAGPMAHPIRPESYQEIGNFYTATVYEKGAEVIRMQHTLLGEEGFRAGMDEYFRRHDGQAVTCDDFVAAMESVYVRQHPGRDLSVFRRWYRQAGTPRVTVKLDHDAAARRCTVTLTQECQPVGVEKKAGPDYVKAPYHIPFAIGLLDRDGRSLPLRHEGAVTETALLELTTQSQQWVFDDIADRPVPSLLRDFSAPVIVGYDWTDEELALLSAHDSNPFARWEAGQELATRQILALANARQAGRTLHADAAFIEAWRALLTDPALDAAYRARALALPSEKTLAERMQQVDPPALAVARDFLRAELGRQLETEFRHAFDNNQTPGEYSPAPVPAGRRALKNLALSHLMAAGEQEAQRLAEQQYGKAGNMTDSMAALSALINYGQGEFPQEALAAFYARWSDNPLVVDKWFALQASARSTTVQTARELMTHPAFTLRNPNRARALIFQFCLNNARGMHHPDGSGYAFWAEQVLALDALNPEIAARLARALDNWSRFVPGLRTPMQAALQQVRQHEGLSRNVQEIVSKALEFAA, from the coding sequence ATGCGCACCGAAACGCCCGTTACCGTATACCGCAAGGATTACCAGCCCTACCCCTACGATATTCCTGAAGTCGCTCTCGCCTTCGATCTCGCGCCCGACGCGACCGAAGTGCGCTGCACCATGCACGTGCAACGCAAGCCCGAAGCCAGCGCTGACGCCGCCCTGGTCCTGGATGGAGAAGAACTGGAACTCGTCTCGGTAGGCGTGAATGGCGCGGCGCTGCCTGCCGACCGCTACCGCCTGTCCGACCACAGCCTTGCGCTGTATGGCCTGCCCGCCGACGCCACGGTCGAAATCGTCAGCCGCTGCAAGCCCTCCGCCAACTCGACGCTGATGGGCCTGTATGTGTCGGGCGGCAATTTCTTCACGCAATGCGAAGCCGAGGGCTTTCGGCGCATTACCTGGTTCGCCGACCGGCCCGACGTCATGTCGCGTTACCGCGTCACCCTGCGCGCGCGGCCGGACTACCCCGTGCTGCTGTCCAACGGAAACCTGATGGCCACGCGCCAGTTGCCCGACGGCCGCAACGAGGTGGAATGGGAAGACCCGTTTCCCAAGCCCTGCTACCTGTTCGCGCTGGTGGCGGGCAACCTGACGCACCGCGAAACCACCGTCAAGACCGCAAGCGGTCGCGACGTGCTGCTGCAGGTCTATAGCGACCCCGGCTCCGAAACCAAGACCGAATGGGCCCTGGATTCGCTCGTGCGCGCGCTGCGCTGGGACGAGAGCCGCTTTGGCCTGGAGCTGGACCTGGATCGTTTCATGATCGTGGCCGTCCATGACTTCAACATGGGCGCCATGGAAAACAAGGGCCTGAATATCTTTAACGCGGCCTATGTGCTGGCCGACGCGGACACCGCGACGGACGCCAACTATGAAGGCATCGAGTCCGTCATCGGGCACGAGTACTTCCACAACTGGACCGGCAACCGCGTCACCTGCCGCGACTGGTTCCAGCTGAGCCTGAAGGAAGGCCTGACCGTCTTCCGCGACCAGGAGTTCAGCGCCGACATGATGGCGCACGGCATGGACGCAGCCGCGGCGGCCAGCGCTCGCGCCGTCAAGCGCATCGACGACGTGGTGGCGCTGCGCGCCGCCCAGTTCCCGGAAGACGCCGGCCCCATGGCCCACCCGATCCGCCCGGAAAGCTACCAGGAGATCGGCAACTTCTATACGGCCACCGTGTACGAGAAAGGCGCCGAAGTCATCCGCATGCAGCACACGTTGCTGGGCGAAGAAGGCTTCCGCGCCGGCATGGACGAATACTTCCGCCGCCACGATGGCCAGGCCGTGACCTGCGACGACTTCGTCGCCGCCATGGAGTCGGTCTACGTGCGCCAGCACCCTGGCCGCGACCTGTCCGTTTTCCGCCGCTGGTATCGCCAGGCGGGCACGCCGCGCGTCACGGTCAAGCTGGATCACGACGCCGCCGCCCGCCGCTGCACGGTGACCTTGACCCAGGAATGCCAGCCGGTCGGAGTGGAAAAAAAGGCCGGCCCCGACTATGTCAAAGCGCCCTACCACATCCCCTTCGCCATCGGCCTGCTGGACCGCGACGGCCGCAGCCTGCCCTTGCGCCACGAGGGCGCCGTTACCGAAACCGCCCTGCTGGAACTGACGACGCAAAGCCAGCAATGGGTGTTCGACGACATCGCCGACCGCCCCGTGCCGTCGCTGCTGCGCGACTTCTCGGCCCCGGTCATCGTGGGCTACGACTGGACCGACGAGGAACTGGCCCTGCTGTCCGCGCATGACAGCAACCCGTTCGCGCGCTGGGAAGCCGGCCAGGAGCTGGCCACGCGCCAGATCCTGGCGCTGGCAAACGCCCGTCAGGCCGGCCGCACGCTGCACGCCGACGCCGCCTTCATCGAGGCATGGCGCGCGCTGCTCACCGACCCGGCACTGGACGCCGCCTACCGTGCCCGCGCGCTGGCCCTGCCTTCCGAAAAGACTTTGGCGGAACGCATGCAGCAGGTCGATCCCCCGGCGCTGGCCGTGGCCCGCGACTTTCTGCGCGCCGAGCTCGGGCGTCAGCTCGAAACCGAGTTCCGCCACGCCTTCGACAACAACCAGACGCCGGGCGAGTACAGCCCCGCCCCGGTTCCGGCGGGCAGGCGCGCGCTCAAGAATCTGGCGCTCAGCCACCTGATGGCGGCCGGCGAACAAGAGGCCCAGCGCCTGGCCGAACAACAGTACGGCAAGGCGGGCAACATGACCGACAGCATGGCCGCGCTGTCCGCCCTGATCAACTATGGCCAGGGCGAGTTCCCGCAGGAAGCGCTGGCGGCGTTCTACGCCCGGTGGAGCGACAATCCGCTGGTGGTGGACAAGTGGTTCGCCCTGCAAGCGTCCGCCCGCTCGACTACCGTGCAGACCGCGCGCGAACTGATGACGCACCCGGCCTTCACCTTGCGCAACCCGAACCGCGCCCGCGCGCTGATTTTCCAGTTCTGCCTGAACAATGCCCGCGGCATGCACCACCCGGATGGCTCGGGCTATGCCTTCTGGGCGGAACAAGTGCTGGCGCTGGACGCGCTCAACCCGGAAATCGCCGCCCGCCTGGCCCGCGCGCTGGACAACTGGTCGCGCTTCGTGCCCGGGCTGCGCACGCCCATGCAGGCCGCCCTGCAGCAGGTGCGCCAGCACGAGGGCCTGTCGCGCAACGTGCAGGAAATCGTATCCAAGGCTTTAGAATTCGCAGCATAG
- a CDS encoding H-NS family nucleoid-associated regulatory protein: MARETYAALQAKIEKEINKLQKKAEVLQTKRRKPVITSIITSMREYDITPEEIVAAYGAGKPARAATGARRKAGAPARAANAAKRAVAPKYRHPQTGETWSGRGKAPRWLAAEEAGGATRESFLIKE; encoded by the coding sequence ATGGCCCGAGAAACATACGCAGCTCTGCAAGCAAAGATCGAAAAGGAAATCAACAAGCTCCAGAAGAAGGCTGAAGTCCTACAAACGAAGCGTCGCAAACCCGTGATAACGTCGATCATCACCTCGATGCGCGAGTACGACATCACGCCCGAAGAGATCGTCGCAGCCTATGGCGCCGGCAAGCCCGCCCGCGCCGCCACTGGCGCCCGCCGCAAGGCTGGAGCCCCCGCCCGCGCCGCGAACGCCGCCAAACGCGCCGTTGCGCCCAAGTACCGCCATCCCCAAACCGGGGAAACCTGGAGCGGTCGCGGCAAGGCTCCCCGCTGGCTCGCCGCTGAAGAAGCCGGCGGCGCCACGCGCGAGAGTTTTCTTATCAAAGAATAA